From a single Petrotoga sp. 9PW.55.5.1 genomic region:
- a CDS encoding polysaccharide biosynthesis/export family protein — MKKSRFYSIVFLFLLLPLISLSYSVRIGDVLGVWVLGYPEYSVTNLIVGPNGNITVPPIGRIKAEGRTLDDLESEISLKMENYLKTNKVTVGILNYAPFSVTVLGNTNVNGVIDIKTEQIKLSDLIGLAGGIRDITKSSYAIIKSPDGVEQKVSIEWLKSGEKSEDPIIYEDYFVLFPYDYTNKITVFSNFGTASMDYHEGLTLKSVISSMNIPTNKIDKEIVVIRDSKIEEIPFETVLKEQDYYLKSGDTIIIPQSYTNQVLVFSDFGSTSLDYYEGLTLKTLISSLNVQINKIDDIISVIRNGKTYTVSIDNISKGEEFLLNSGDTVVINEYQNYVYINSQEVSKRVDFEKDEKMDVRTLLTKVGISQDNIDEIRVNNKLYTLNSQLSKGDFVEVSLKRNYVYTSGAFNTSGKIGFLPTEKITMDKLIGMVKGFSQDFSGNLIIINDTGLSKTIKVDTNNLSSLKDIEVSPGSTIIADTEIRMAYVFGEFPDLLEYTQGQNLYELLLPYNLDESYEVRYQISNKNGKVNAMESETLKNIPLEGKVFIEISKVSPNQVIVYKAGNTQTIQQRNVRLIDVYSTVGGFSPVDKGTIAIYKDNEKLKTITSDELLDNMMLEIPKGSYVVVQPEASGSFIAVLGNISSPKSIKAEIPLNLVEILSQAQIDWKHQQSIFIYNQANEEKKVDIKNIDSLRNVLVEPGSIVYIPPLEEQVVYVFGEVVRPGLVEYNSGMTVLDAILKAGNASNSAQLSTVYLFKEGPENPPITLDLSGIIKASPVKTGMNPEVKPKDIIYVPKNALKSIVEVMSTVKIFMDFVNSGLNTYNNVSGLF; from the coding sequence ATGAAAAAAAGCAGATTTTATAGTATTGTGTTTTTGTTTTTATTACTACCTCTTATTTCTTTGTCATATAGTGTTAGAATAGGAGATGTTTTGGGAGTTTGGGTTTTAGGATACCCTGAATATTCTGTAACGAATTTAATTGTTGGACCAAACGGGAACATAACAGTTCCTCCAATAGGAAGGATAAAAGCGGAAGGAAGAACCTTGGATGATCTTGAAAGCGAGATATCTTTAAAGATGGAAAATTATTTAAAAACGAATAAAGTAACGGTAGGTATTCTCAATTATGCTCCTTTCTCAGTAACAGTCTTAGGAAATACCAACGTTAACGGGGTAATTGATATAAAAACAGAACAAATTAAACTTTCTGATTTAATAGGTTTGGCGGGCGGAATAAGGGATATAACAAAATCTTCTTATGCGATTATAAAATCCCCGGATGGTGTGGAACAAAAAGTAAGTATAGAATGGTTAAAAAGCGGTGAAAAATCTGAAGATCCCATAATTTATGAAGATTATTTTGTGCTTTTTCCGTATGATTACACAAATAAAATAACCGTTTTTTCGAATTTTGGTACAGCTTCTATGGATTATCATGAAGGGCTTACTTTGAAATCTGTGATATCATCCATGAATATTCCTACTAACAAAATTGATAAAGAAATTGTAGTAATTAGAGATTCAAAAATTGAAGAAATCCCTTTTGAAACAGTTTTAAAAGAACAGGATTATTACTTAAAATCTGGAGACACAATTATAATACCTCAAAGCTATACAAATCAGGTACTAGTATTCTCAGATTTTGGTTCTACTTCTTTAGACTATTATGAAGGTTTAACTTTAAAAACCTTAATTTCTTCTCTCAACGTTCAAATAAACAAAATAGATGATATTATATCTGTAATAAGAAACGGGAAAACATATACTGTATCAATAGATAATATTTCAAAAGGAGAGGAATTTCTACTTAACTCAGGAGACACAGTAGTTATTAATGAATATCAAAATTATGTATATATTAATTCACAAGAAGTATCTAAAAGGGTTGACTTTGAAAAAGATGAAAAAATGGATGTTAGAACGTTATTAACAAAAGTTGGAATTAGTCAGGATAATATCGATGAAATAAGAGTAAATAATAAATTGTATACATTAAATTCACAGCTTTCAAAAGGTGATTTTGTGGAAGTATCTCTAAAAAGAAACTATGTATACACATCTGGTGCTTTCAATACTAGTGGAAAAATTGGATTCTTACCCACCGAAAAGATTACAATGGATAAACTCATAGGAATGGTGAAAGGATTCAGTCAAGATTTTTCAGGAAATTTAATAATTATTAACGATACTGGTTTAAGTAAAACCATAAAAGTTGATACAAATAATTTAAGTAGTTTAAAAGATATTGAAGTATCACCTGGTTCAACAATAATTGCTGATACTGAAATAAGAATGGCATACGTTTTTGGAGAGTTTCCAGATTTATTAGAATACACACAAGGTCAAAATTTATACGAGTTATTATTGCCATATAATCTTGATGAATCTTACGAAGTTAGATATCAAATCTCAAATAAAAATGGTAAAGTTAATGCTATGGAATCAGAAACTTTAAAAAACATACCTTTAGAAGGCAAAGTTTTTATAGAAATCTCAAAAGTATCTCCCAACCAAGTAATAGTATATAAAGCTGGAAATACTCAAACAATTCAACAAAGAAATGTCAGGCTCATCGATGTATATTCTACAGTTGGTGGCTTTTCTCCTGTTGACAAAGGAACAATTGCAATTTACAAGGACAATGAAAAGTTAAAAACTATTACTTCCGATGAATTATTGGACAATATGATGTTGGAGATACCAAAAGGTTCGTATGTTGTTGTTCAGCCAGAAGCTAGTGGATCTTTCATAGCGGTTCTGGGAAATATAAGTTCACCAAAAAGTATCAAAGCTGAAATCCCCTTGAACTTGGTCGAAATTCTCTCTCAAGCTCAAATTGATTGGAAACACCAGCAAAGTATCTTTATATACAATCAGGCAAACGAAGAAAAAAAGGTTGATATTAAAAACATAGACTCATTGAGAAATGTATTAGTCGAGCCTGGATCCATTGTATATATTCCACCTTTGGAAGAACAGGTCGTATATGTTTTTGGAGAAGTTGTAAGACCAGGATTAGTTGAATACAATTCCGGAATGACTGTCTTAGATGCGATACTTAAAGCCGGGAATGCCTCAAACTCAGCACAACTATCGACGGTATATCTTTTTAAGGAAGGGCCAGAGAATCCTCCTATCACCCTTGATCTATCTGGCATAATAAAGGCTTCTCCCGTAAAAACAGGGATGAATCCAGAAGTTAAACCAAAAGACATAATATATGTGCCAAAAAACGCTCTAAAAAGCATTGTTGAAGTTATGAGCACAGTTAAAATATTTATGGATTTTGTAAATTCAGGATTGAATACTTATAATAATGTTTCTGGATTGTTTTAA
- the der gene encoding ribosome biogenesis GTPase Der → MERPIVLIVGKPNVGKSTLFNRIIGERKSIVHDMPGVTRDNIYGISEWDNVKFTLIDTCGIFERPEDTIEERQKKIIFESLENVALVLFVIDGRNGLTSEDYYIADYLRKANSKILLVINKAENFERFEFEVKPDIYSLGFGEGIPVSAEHNRNMHSLKDEIVKALKNDFLKNKEFYEESQESEDEVKVVIIGRPNVGKSSIFNDIVGLDRTIVSEIPGTTRDAVDHQVKIDEKNFRFIDTAGMRKKSTVQYGSIEMFSITRTIKAIEKSDVVILVVDATEGITHQDKSIIGVAENKGKGIIVVFNKWDLLRHNQKRKEEFFKYFDKELYFVKYSPLIFTSAVKKWGIEELLAAIDEVEKSRNKRIPTSALNAALEKYTLVTPPPIKRGKRIKFYYATQVGTKPPVFVFYTNLPNDIPKFYQQGLRNMIRNYIDPFIGSPIFLKFEERSNQKSKKQKII, encoded by the coding sequence TTGGAAAGACCTATAGTATTAATAGTTGGCAAACCTAATGTTGGCAAGTCAACATTATTTAATAGAATCATTGGAGAAAGGAAGTCAATTGTTCATGATATGCCGGGGGTAACAAGAGATAATATATATGGAATTAGTGAATGGGACAATGTAAAATTTACGTTGATTGACACTTGTGGTATATTTGAAAGACCTGAAGATACAATCGAAGAAAGACAGAAAAAAATAATTTTTGAGAGTTTAGAAAATGTTGCTTTGGTATTGTTTGTAATCGATGGTAGAAATGGTCTTACATCAGAAGATTATTATATTGCTGATTATTTAAGGAAAGCTAATTCAAAAATTTTATTAGTGATAAACAAGGCGGAGAATTTTGAAAGGTTTGAGTTTGAAGTAAAACCTGATATTTATTCTCTTGGATTTGGTGAAGGAATCCCGGTTTCAGCTGAACATAACAGGAATATGCATTCTTTAAAAGATGAAATAGTTAAAGCACTAAAAAATGATTTTCTAAAAAACAAAGAGTTTTACGAAGAAAGTCAGGAAAGCGAAGATGAAGTAAAAGTAGTAATAATCGGGCGTCCTAATGTTGGAAAATCCTCAATTTTTAACGATATAGTTGGTTTAGATAGAACGATTGTATCAGAAATACCAGGAACCACTAGGGATGCAGTTGATCATCAAGTAAAAATAGATGAGAAAAATTTTAGATTTATCGATACTGCTGGGATGAGAAAGAAAAGTACCGTACAATATGGTAGTATAGAAATGTTTTCTATAACAAGAACTATCAAAGCGATAGAAAAATCAGATGTTGTAATATTGGTGGTTGATGCAACAGAAGGTATAACTCATCAGGATAAGAGTATTATTGGTGTTGCAGAAAATAAAGGGAAGGGAATAATTGTTGTCTTCAATAAGTGGGATCTATTAAGGCACAATCAAAAAAGAAAGGAAGAATTTTTTAAATATTTTGATAAAGAATTGTATTTCGTAAAATATAGTCCTTTGATATTTACTTCTGCCGTAAAAAAATGGGGAATTGAAGAACTTTTAGCGGCAATAGACGAGGTAGAAAAATCAAGAAACAAAAGAATTCCGACTAGTGCTCTTAATGCGGCTCTGGAAAAATATACTTTGGTAACTCCTCCACCTATCAAGAGAGGTAAAAGGATAAAATTTTACTATGCAACCCAGGTTGGTACTAAACCACCCGTATTTGTCTTTTACACTAATTTACCTAATGATATCCCTAAATTTTATCAACAGGGATTAAGAAATATGATAAGGAATTATATAGATCCTTTTATTGGTTCTCCGATATTTTTGAAGTTTGAGGAAAGAAGTAATCAAAAGTCGAAAAAGCAAAAAATTATATAA
- a CDS encoding metal-sensing transcriptional repressor yields MKHEKTLRKLKTARGQIDAAIKMIENERYCIDISKQILATISLLKNAHSELLKKHLETCVKDATTSKDQNEINQKLEELEEIFDYLKKT; encoded by the coding sequence ATGAAACATGAAAAAACATTGAGAAAGTTGAAAACTGCCAGAGGACAAATCGATGCAGCAATAAAAATGATAGAAAATGAAAGATACTGTATAGATATTTCCAAACAAATCTTGGCAACAATTTCACTTTTGAAAAATGCTCACTCTGAATTATTAAAAAAACATCTAGAAACTTGTGTAAAAGACGCAACAACTTCCAAAGATCAAAATGAAATAAATCAAAAATTGGAAGAATTGGAAGAAATATTCGACTATCTGAAAAAAACTTAA
- a CDS encoding beta-propeller domain-containing protein — MADQKDQENKNNNTIEYESLINNQEQKSPQNRERMIMIFTIAAIIILGIVILFSVLFFNQKYNLLINYEIIETEDVKEPYNQIKVQLVGENTYEATFPLGEKIELNSIEEGSYQLNISAIDNSGNAYYYYSQPELFMNEDKTLDNVKLSKTPLEYKVSYRWENNDLYITLPSEYDQYLIYRKNNSGIYEPFETYTQNVIILSSIPVEGIDLKFALVKEKKVYDFSGSYYFQKNTPPNKPVILSPIKNQEITENKIYFVWQTEDPDGDSLLFDLYLVDESDQEQLIAENLQTYFYEYNNLIMDKNYTLRIVAKDQKGGSSYSEINFSTGPLSQEKVYLYSPSGQMGVTIYEVTDPSNPKEISTIEITGNVTDVIKHDNYLYILNYQKSLDIADISNLSSPRILRNLDLPGINGIKIANGYLYVRFENGEVDVYSIKNNPSNPDFLGKTEIKFYGALEPEIRYIETESPVELKVEIIKGAYPVRINLNNRVIVSEFSLTVANSQMKERVENSFSRVFDTFRLILSTYKIEDFTKNGITEEIEGKLVTALNELFGTNTSNGVKSVNVEILRVE, encoded by the coding sequence ATGGCTGATCAGAAGGATCAAGAAAATAAAAATAACAACACGATAGAATATGAAAGTTTAATAAACAATCAAGAACAAAAATCACCACAAAATCGAGAAAGAATGATCATGATATTCACTATCGCAGCAATAATTATATTAGGGATAGTAATCTTATTTTCTGTTTTGTTCTTTAATCAAAAATATAATTTATTGATAAACTATGAAATTATTGAAACAGAAGATGTAAAAGAACCATACAACCAGATCAAGGTTCAATTAGTAGGAGAAAACACCTATGAAGCAACTTTCCCATTGGGTGAAAAAATAGAGTTAAACTCTATTGAAGAAGGAAGTTATCAGTTAAATATATCTGCAATCGATAACTCTGGTAACGCATATTATTATTACAGTCAACCCGAATTATTTATGAATGAGGATAAAACACTTGACAATGTTAAATTATCAAAAACTCCTTTAGAATATAAGGTAAGTTACCGTTGGGAAAATAATGATTTATATATAACTCTTCCAAGCGAATACGACCAATATTTAATCTATAGAAAAAATAATTCTGGCATTTATGAACCATTTGAAACATATACTCAAAATGTAATTATTTTAAGTTCAATTCCAGTAGAAGGGATAGACTTAAAGTTTGCACTTGTAAAAGAGAAAAAAGTTTATGATTTTTCGGGTTCTTATTATTTTCAAAAAAACACCCCACCAAACAAACCGGTAATTTTATCGCCAATTAAAAATCAGGAAATTACCGAAAACAAGATATATTTTGTTTGGCAAACAGAAGATCCTGACGGAGATTCCTTGTTATTTGATCTATACCTTGTAGATGAATCAGATCAAGAACAACTTATTGCAGAAAATCTTCAAACATATTTCTATGAATATAATAACTTAATAATGGATAAAAATTACACATTAAGAATCGTTGCCAAAGATCAAAAAGGAGGTAGTTCTTACTCTGAAATTAATTTTTCAACCGGGCCATTATCTCAAGAAAAGGTATACCTTTACTCTCCTAGTGGTCAGATGGGAGTAACAATTTACGAAGTAACCGATCCAAGTAACCCAAAAGAGATTTCAACAATAGAAATTACAGGTAATGTAACAGACGTAATTAAGCACGATAATTACTTATACATTTTAAACTATCAGAAAAGTCTTGATATAGCAGACATAAGTAATCTTTCTTCGCCAAGAATTTTGAGAAATCTTGATTTACCAGGAATAAACGGTATAAAAATTGCCAATGGTTATCTTTATGTAAGATTTGAAAATGGCGAAGTAGATGTATACTCAATAAAAAATAATCCCAGTAACCCCGATTTTCTAGGTAAAACTGAAATAAAGTTTTATGGTGCGTTAGAACCAGAAATTAGATATATAGAAACTGAATCTCCCGTAGAACTAAAAGTAGAAATCATAAAAGGAGCGTATCCTGTTAGGATAAATTTGAATAATCGAGTAATTGTTTCTGAATTTTCATTAACTGTTGCAAACTCCCAAATGAAAGAGCGAGTAGAAAATTCTTTTTCAAGGGTATTTGACACTTTTAGGCTTATATTATCTACTTATAAAATAGAAGATTTTACGAAAAATGGAATAACTGAAGAAATTGAAGGAAAGTTAGTCACAGCATTAAACGAATTGTTTGGTACAAATACGAGTAATGGAGTAAAATCTGTAAATGTTGAAATATTACGAGTTGAATAA
- the rsmA gene encoding 16S rRNA (adenine(1518)-N(6)/adenine(1519)-N(6))-dimethyltransferase RsmA, whose amino-acid sequence MKTSEWLKKYDIKLKKSLGQNFLNNSRIASEIAKRAQITKDDTIIEIGTGNGVLTEEIAKRSKRVISYEIDERLRPLLEERFMNFENVEIYFEDFLGSDLSKYKNIEKLKYVANIPYYISSKILEKIFQESPKFDFAIFMFQKEYAERLMATSKKDYSPLSVFVQIYCKVEKIMDVSKSNFIPIPQVDSVVLKFIATERYINEIEPKSFMKFVHQCFSSRRKTIKNNLKSVISDPDCLLKELSIEPTTRPEAISIAKYIEMYKKIFSYDPNIF is encoded by the coding sequence TTGAAAACATCTGAATGGCTCAAAAAATACGATATAAAATTAAAAAAAAGTTTAGGTCAAAATTTCTTAAATAACTCTAGGATAGCATCAGAAATAGCAAAAAGAGCTCAAATTACCAAAGACGATACTATAATTGAGATTGGTACTGGGAATGGGGTTTTAACAGAAGAAATTGCAAAGAGATCAAAAAGAGTTATATCTTATGAAATAGACGAAAGACTAAGGCCTCTTTTAGAAGAAAGATTTATGAACTTTGAAAATGTGGAAATATATTTCGAAGATTTTTTAGGAAGTGACCTATCAAAGTATAAAAATATTGAAAAGTTAAAGTACGTAGCCAATATACCCTATTATATATCGTCCAAAATATTAGAAAAAATATTTCAAGAATCGCCTAAATTTGATTTTGCAATCTTTATGTTCCAAAAAGAATATGCTGAGAGATTAATGGCAACATCAAAAAAAGATTATAGTCCGTTAAGTGTCTTCGTTCAAATTTATTGTAAGGTAGAAAAAATAATGGATGTTTCAAAAAGCAATTTCATCCCCATACCGCAAGTTGATTCAGTTGTTTTAAAGTTTATTGCCACTGAAAGGTATATAAATGAAATTGAACCAAAAAGTTTTATGAAATTTGTGCATCAGTGTTTCTCAAGTAGAAGGAAAACAATAAAAAACAATCTAAAATCAGTAATAAGTGATCCGGATTGCCTTTTAAAGGAATTGAGTATTGAACCAACCACTAGACCAGAGGCTATATCTATAGCAAAGTATATTGAAATGTATAAAAAAATTTTCTCATATGATCCTAATATATTTTAA
- a CDS encoding ABC transporter substrate-binding protein — MKKVLSLVFVLTLVLSVFSITITMTAGAVGTELQTLIEQVNMFMEENPDVTVQILPMPNSATDRHDLYVTYLASGTPDPDVLQLDVIWPAEFAPFLVDLTDDYDYFELDEFFPGTVDTNTYQGQLVAVPWFTDAGILYYRKDLLEKYGYEVPETWDDLFTAAKDISEMEGINGFVWQGAQYEGLTCNFMEFVHSFGGEIMEDGKVVVDDPKYYEKNIAALTYMDKLIEEGVTPRGVTTYMEEEARRIFQNGDAVFMRNWPYAWPLANAENSPIKGKVGITVLPKGPGPDGRNSATLGGWNLGINANSSPAEIEASKRLIKFLTSHEQQVYKAVHAGQTPTRVEAYQDPRTIEANDFYADILDVFLNAEPRPASPIYSEISYQIYSTVHQVLVGSLEPKRAIDNLAANLKALTE; from the coding sequence ATGAAAAAAGTATTATCATTGGTATTTGTTTTAACTTTAGTTTTGAGTGTATTTTCCATTACAATTACTATGACCGCTGGAGCAGTTGGTACAGAACTTCAAACACTGATAGAACAAGTTAACATGTTCATGGAAGAAAACCCAGATGTGACAGTACAGATATTACCAATGCCTAACAGCGCAACTGACAGGCATGATCTTTACGTAACTTATCTGGCTTCTGGTACTCCAGACCCCGATGTTTTACAGTTAGACGTTATTTGGCCTGCAGAATTTGCTCCATTCTTAGTTGATCTAACAGATGATTATGATTACTTTGAACTTGATGAATTCTTCCCAGGTACAGTTGATACAAATACCTATCAAGGTCAATTAGTTGCAGTTCCATGGTTTACTGATGCTGGTATATTGTATTATAGAAAAGACCTATTAGAAAAATACGGTTATGAAGTTCCTGAAACATGGGATGATTTGTTCACAGCAGCAAAAGATATTTCTGAAATGGAAGGAATTAATGGTTTTGTATGGCAAGGTGCCCAATATGAAGGTTTAACATGCAACTTTATGGAATTTGTTCATAGTTTTGGTGGAGAAATTATGGAAGATGGAAAAGTTGTTGTTGATGATCCTAAATATTATGAAAAGAATATTGCTGCATTGACTTATATGGACAAATTGATTGAAGAAGGCGTAACACCAAGAGGAGTAACAACATATATGGAAGAAGAAGCAAGAAGAATCTTCCAAAATGGTGATGCTGTATTTATGAGAAATTGGCCTTATGCATGGCCTTTAGCAAACGCTGAAAATTCTCCTATAAAGGGTAAAGTTGGAATAACCGTTTTACCAAAAGGTCCTGGACCTGATGGAAGGAATTCAGCTACATTGGGTGGGTGGAATCTTGGCATAAACGCTAACTCATCACCAGCTGAAATAGAAGCATCTAAGAGGTTAATTAAATTCTTAACAAGTCATGAACAACAAGTTTACAAAGCTGTACATGCCGGTCAAACGCCCACAAGAGTTGAGGCATACCAAGACCCTAGAACTATAGAAGCAAACGACTTTTATGCTGATATTTTAGATGTTTTCTTAAATGCTGAACCAAGACCAGCTTCTCCAATTTACAGTGAAATTTCTTATCAAATTTATTCCACTGTACATCAAGTTCTAGTAGGAAGTTTGGAACCAAAGAGAGCTATCGACAATTTAGCGGCTAATTTGAAGGCATTAACTGAATAA
- the plsY gene encoding glycerol-3-phosphate 1-O-acyltransferase PlsY, whose translation MIITVLVICYLFGSIPFSFLIPWSKGIDIRKKGSGNVGGTNVLRTLGPKWGALSIALDFLKAFVPVLITRSLFGVDLWVPLLAVLLVVLGHDYSIFLKFKGGKGVASTLGGFFALTPILGLIFLLIWFPIELTTKYVSLASLSGLFFVAIFSYFVDPKIGFIYSILFLMSLFKHRSNVKRLLSKTENKTDIVAMLKRWKEIK comes from the coding sequence ATGATTATTACTGTTTTGGTAATTTGTTATTTATTTGGTTCTATTCCATTTAGTTTTTTGATACCTTGGAGTAAAGGCATAGATATTAGAAAAAAAGGAAGTGGAAATGTTGGAGGCACAAATGTTTTAAGGACTCTTGGACCCAAATGGGGTGCTTTATCGATAGCTTTAGATTTTCTAAAAGCTTTTGTTCCTGTTTTAATAACTAGATCATTATTTGGCGTTGATTTATGGGTTCCACTCCTTGCTGTTTTATTAGTAGTTTTAGGCCACGATTATTCTATTTTTTTAAAATTTAAAGGGGGGAAAGGAGTAGCTTCAACATTAGGGGGATTCTTTGCTTTAACGCCGATATTGGGTTTAATATTTCTATTAATATGGTTTCCGATTGAACTAACTACAAAATACGTTTCTTTAGCGTCCCTTTCTGGATTATTTTTTGTAGCTATTTTCAGCTATTTTGTAGATCCTAAAATTGGTTTTATTTATTCTATCTTGTTTTTGATGAGTTTATTTAAACATAGATCAAACGTAAAAAGATTATTATCAAAAACCGAAAACAAAACAGATATTGTTGCTATGTTAAAAAGGTGGAAAGAAATTAAATGA
- a CDS encoding S1 RNA-binding domain-containing protein, producing the protein MMEEQTFEKLLNEHEINEVKRGKIFEGNVFEINSDGLWVALKEATGDVFVDQKELLKPINEYNIGDIVFVEITKTNDEEGLNFASEKKAYWKKVIEKIKEGENYKAVFRSRLKKGYNVLIEDVVSAFLPGSLSLLRPKDELPKNEQMVKVISKNRRNIVVSRKDYVEEKIAETFEKYEEGMIIEGIVEDIKPFGAFIRLNEEVTGLIPVSEVGWEDNVHIEDYLKKGQKVKTVIINLDKDNKRISLSLKKLRENPWETIEEKFPVGSIVYGTVKKIMPFGFIVKLTDGLEGLVHESEIFWGRKGNIKNIVNLEDKVQVKIIDIDKEKKKINLSYKQVLGDPWENIEEKYNEGNIVSGVVEKILNNGAIIKIDEGVTGFLHVSEFSWDFLENISDVLKEKDKIKVKIISIDKKNRKMRLSVRKIKENPWIKAVKEIKCGDVVKGKIIRFVDKGAIVQINGYNIEAYLPSSKASADSKSVEERFDVGQEIEAKVLELGLENEMKRGNMIISAAHLEKEKEREEAMKIINEMNED; encoded by the coding sequence ATGATGGAGGAACAAACTTTTGAAAAACTTTTAAATGAACATGAAATAAACGAGGTTAAAAGAGGGAAAATCTTTGAAGGGAATGTTTTTGAAATAAATAGTGATGGTTTGTGGGTAGCATTGAAAGAGGCTACGGGAGATGTTTTTGTTGATCAAAAAGAGCTTTTAAAACCAATTAATGAATATAATATTGGTGACATAGTTTTCGTTGAAATTACAAAGACAAACGACGAAGAAGGTTTGAATTTTGCTTCTGAAAAGAAAGCTTATTGGAAAAAAGTAATCGAAAAAATAAAAGAAGGAGAAAATTATAAAGCTGTCTTTAGAAGTAGGTTAAAAAAAGGTTATAATGTTTTAATAGAAGATGTTGTTAGTGCATTTTTACCAGGATCTTTGTCTCTTTTAAGGCCTAAAGATGAACTTCCAAAAAATGAACAGATGGTTAAAGTAATCTCCAAAAATCGAAGAAATATAGTGGTTTCCAGGAAAGATTACGTAGAGGAAAAAATAGCTGAAACATTTGAGAAGTATGAGGAAGGTATGATAATTGAAGGTATCGTAGAAGATATCAAACCTTTTGGAGCTTTTATTCGATTAAATGAAGAAGTTACAGGTCTTATTCCTGTGAGTGAAGTAGGTTGGGAAGATAATGTTCACATAGAAGATTACTTAAAAAAAGGTCAAAAAGTAAAAACTGTAATAATAAATTTGGACAAAGATAATAAAAGAATTTCTTTATCTTTAAAAAAATTGAGAGAAAACCCTTGGGAAACCATTGAAGAGAAATTTCCTGTAGGAAGTATAGTTTATGGAACGGTTAAAAAAATAATGCCCTTTGGTTTTATTGTAAAATTAACTGATGGGTTAGAAGGTTTGGTGCACGAATCTGAAATATTTTGGGGAAGAAAAGGAAATATAAAGAATATTGTAAATTTAGAAGATAAGGTACAAGTTAAAATCATAGATATCGACAAAGAGAAGAAAAAGATAAACCTGAGTTATAAACAAGTTTTAGGAGATCCTTGGGAAAATATAGAAGAAAAATATAACGAAGGAAATATTGTCAGTGGAGTTGTTGAAAAAATATTGAATAATGGAGCTATTATTAAGATCGATGAAGGAGTAACTGGGTTTTTACATGTTTCAGAATTTTCTTGGGATTTTTTGGAAAATATTTCTGATGTATTAAAAGAAAAAGATAAAATTAAAGTAAAAATAATCAGCATAGATAAGAAAAATAGAAAAATGCGACTTTCAGTAAGAAAAATAAAAGAGAATCCATGGATTAAAGCAGTAAAAGAAATAAAATGTGGAGACGTAGTTAAAGGGAAGATTATAAGGTTTGTTGATAAAGGCGCCATTGTTCAAATAAATGGGTATAATATAGAAGCATATCTCCCTTCAAGCAAAGCTTCAGCTGATTCAAAAAGTGTGGAAGAAAGATTTGATGTTGGTCAAGAGATCGAGGCAAAGGTTTTAGAATTAGGTTTGGAAAATGAAATGAAAAGGGGAAATATGATAATAAGTGCGGCACATTTAGAAAAAGAGAAAGAAAGAGAAGAAGCTATGAAAATCATAAACGAGATGAATGAGGATTAA
- a CDS encoding heavy-metal-associated domain-containing protein, whose protein sequence is MKYIFDVPDMSCNHCKMNIEKQLKFSGSVSNFKVNLENKTVEVETNESPEKIQNLLEEIGYPPKLLSQE, encoded by the coding sequence ATGAAATATATTTTCGATGTGCCAGATATGTCTTGTAACCATTGTAAGATGAATATAGAAAAACAACTAAAATTTTCAGGGAGTGTAAGTAATTTCAAAGTTAACTTGGAAAATAAGACAGTTGAGGTTGAAACAAATGAATCGCCAGAAAAAATACAAAACTTACTAGAAGAAATAGGATATCCTCCAAAATTATTAAGCCAAGAGTAA